AGAAAAATATCCATTTAAAGAAATTGTTCCTATTTCAGCACTTGAAGGAAATAACGTGGAACGTCTCTTAGACCAAATTAAATCCTTCTTGCCTGAAGGTCCACAATACTATCCTGCTGATCAAGTAACTGATCACCCTGAGCGGTTTATTATTACAGAGCTTATCAGGGAGAAGGCACTGCACTTAACTAGAGAAGAGATTCCCCACTCATTGGCTGTTGTTCTAGACAAAATGGAGCGTCAAGAGGGTAAGAACATTATTCATGTTATGGCTACAGTAATTGTGGAGAGAGATTCCCAAAAAGGTATTATCATTGGAAAGCAAGGAAGTATGTTAAAAGAAATTGGGAAGCGTGCACGGGTAGATATTGAAAATCTACTGGGCTCCAAGGTCTTTCTTGAACTTTGGGTAAAGGTTCAAAAAGATTGGCGCAACAGAATGTCTCAGCTTCGTGATTATGGCTTTAATGAAGATGAATATTAATGTAGATAACCCTAACTAAAATATTACGATTTCAATCAAATTATGCATGGACAACATTAACAATTATTTCGTCTTATGATTTTTGCGCAGGCAGGCTATGATAAATGTAAGGTTTGGGATTAATTAAAGCTAGTCTAAAATTTGAAAGGTGGGGTTTTCGATGATGGATTTTACGTGGAAAGTATTCCTCCAAACAGGCAATATTGACACATATCTTCTCTTTAAAGAACTAGAGAAGGAAAACCAAGAAATACCCGGAAATCTGAATGAAGAGCTAGCACAAATCGATTTTCCCGTTTCATAAGTTTGTCTTCGTACTACTTTAGAAGGTGACATTTATGCTTCAAAAGTGTGAAGGCATCGTCATTAGAACGACAGATTATGGTGAAACCAATAAAATTGTAACTTTATTTACGAGGGAATGGGGGAAGATTGGTGTTATGGCTAGAGGCGCTAAAAAGCCCAATAGCCGTCTTTCTTCCATTACCCAGCTATTTACACATGGCTATTTCTTAGTACAAAGAGGCACAGGATTAGGCAGTCTGCAACAAGGTGAGATTGCAACTTCATTACGAACAATAGGTGAAGATATTTTTTTAACGGCATATGCGAGTTATATTGTTGAGTTAACGGATAAATGTACCGAAGAGAAAAAACCAAACCCTTTTCATTTTGAATTGCTCTTACAAACATTAAACTATATGAATGAAGGATATGATCCTGATATTCTTATGCATATCTATGAAATGAAAATGTTGAATGTAATGGGATTATATCCGGTCTTGAATCAATGTTCCGTTTGCGGAAGCACAGACGGACATTTTTCTTTTTCTATTCGTGAAGGTGGATTTATCTGCCACCGATGTGTAGAAAAAGATCCATATCATATGAAGTTATCACCTGCTGCCGTTAAGTTATTAAGGCTATTTTATTATTTTGATCTTTCGAGGCTTGGAAATATTTCCGTTAAACCAGAAACAAAGGCAGAGCTAAAAAGTGTGATTAATACTTATTATGATGAGTATTCAGGACTTCATTTAAAAACCAAGAAATTCCTTCAATCCATGGACCATTTTCGTAATCTATTATGATGTCATATTGACAACGCATGAAGTTTTAGTTAATATTTTGGTTAATAAAATATTTGCATTGACGGAAAAGAGTAATTAGTTTTTTCTCTATAAAAGCGAACCTAGGAGGGTGTGAGCTAGGGTATAGAGGACTAATGAAGGCGTTCCTGAGCAAACTAAGTGTTGAAAAGCACATTTAAAGAGGCTGCATCATTGCAGCAAATAGGGTGGAACCGCGGGTAACTCTCGTCCCTATGCTAATTAGCATAGAGGCGGGAGTTTTTTATTTGTTCGAACAGTCATGGTTTGTTCAAAAGACGCGAAGGCCAAACATTTTTAGAAAAGGAGCATTAAAAATGAAGGTAACGATGGAGCAAATTGTTGCGCATGCTAAACACAGAGGATTTATTTTTCCAGGATCAGAAATTTATGGA
The window above is part of the Bacillus sp. SORGH_AS_0510 genome. Proteins encoded here:
- the recO gene encoding DNA repair protein RecO, with protein sequence MLQKCEGIVIRTTDYGETNKIVTLFTREWGKIGVMARGAKKPNSRLSSITQLFTHGYFLVQRGTGLGSLQQGEIATSLRTIGEDIFLTAYASYIVELTDKCTEEKKPNPFHFELLLQTLNYMNEGYDPDILMHIYEMKMLNVMGLYPVLNQCSVCGSTDGHFSFSIREGGFICHRCVEKDPYHMKLSPAAVKLLRLFYYFDLSRLGNISVKPETKAELKSVINTYYDEYSGLHLKTKKFLQSMDHFRNLL
- the era gene encoding GTPase Era, yielding MQNNGNGNGYKSGFISIIGRPNVGKSTFLNRVIGQKIAIMSDKPQTTRNKIQGVLTQNDSQMIFIDTPGIHKPKHKLGDFMMKVAQNTLKEVDLILFMVNAEEGFGRGEEFILEKFQTINTPIFLVINKIDQIHPDDLLPLIQSYQEKYPFKEIVPISALEGNNVERLLDQIKSFLPEGPQYYPADQVTDHPERFIITELIREKALHLTREEIPHSLAVVLDKMERQEGKNIIHVMATVIVERDSQKGIIIGKQGSMLKEIGKRARVDIENLLGSKVFLELWVKVQKDWRNRMSQLRDYGFNEDEY
- a CDS encoding YqzL family protein — encoded protein: MMDFTWKVFLQTGNIDTYLLFKELEKENQEIPGNLNEELAQIDFPVS